A genome region from Nocardia sp. NBC_00565 includes the following:
- a CDS encoding IS1634 family transposase, whose protein sequence is MYVRKVRTASGAVAVQVASKDRGRVRIVEHVGSAHTDAELGILLERARRIVGGGQGVLDLDVPDPVERVADVADFRAPALLPPEPRPAMFASAARTVGTSSRLLYDVLGGVYDRLGFGVVVDPVFRDLVIARIVEATSKADAPRVLADLGADPVSYKTIQRHLAQIGPAGYRDLIAGKCFAHAAATGGLSLVLYDVTTLYFEAEKEDDLRKVGYSKERRVDPQILVGLLVDRTGFPLEIGCFEGNTAETTTIVPIIAGFQARHGIAATRMVVAADAGMLSASNLTELDSAGLSFIVGSRTVKAPVDLASHFHWNGEVFTDGQIIDTVTPRHAKSQVNDRRKRAEPVWDPDTQPKAWRAVWQYSASRARRDQITLNAQEAKARAVIADNKQVKSTRFVKIAGKDRSLDEKALHRARALVGLKGYVTNLPVTKMPAAEVISKYHALWQVERSFRMSKTDLRARPMFHRTRDAIEAHLTIVFAALAVARAVQERTGLAIGNVVKQLRPLRTATITINGVTESFPPEIPTAQAEILDRLGPEPGY, encoded by the coding sequence GTGTACGTGCGGAAGGTGCGCACCGCGTCTGGAGCGGTGGCGGTGCAGGTCGCGAGCAAGGACCGCGGCCGGGTGCGGATCGTTGAGCATGTCGGGTCGGCTCACACCGATGCTGAGCTGGGGATTCTGTTGGAGCGGGCGCGGCGGATCGTCGGTGGGGGCCAGGGTGTACTCGACCTCGATGTGCCGGATCCGGTCGAGCGGGTCGCCGATGTGGCTGACTTCCGTGCCCCGGCGTTGCTGCCGCCCGAACCAAGGCCGGCGATGTTCGCTTCTGCGGCGCGGACTGTGGGCACCAGCTCCCGGTTGCTCTACGACGTCCTCGGAGGTGTTTACGATCGACTCGGTTTCGGCGTCGTTGTCGATCCGGTATTTCGGGATCTGGTGATCGCGCGGATCGTGGAGGCGACGTCGAAGGCCGACGCACCCCGTGTCCTGGCCGATCTCGGCGCGGATCCGGTGTCGTACAAGACGATTCAACGACACCTCGCCCAAATCGGGCCAGCCGGATATCGGGACCTGATCGCGGGCAAGTGCTTCGCCCACGCCGCCGCCACCGGGGGCTTGAGCTTGGTGCTCTACGACGTGACGACACTGTATTTCGAGGCCGAGAAAGAAGACGACCTGCGCAAGGTCGGGTATTCGAAGGAACGACGCGTCGATCCGCAGATCCTGGTCGGGCTGCTGGTCGACCGCACCGGGTTCCCCTTGGAGATCGGCTGTTTCGAAGGCAACACCGCCGAGACCACCACGATCGTGCCGATCATCGCCGGTTTCCAGGCCCGTCATGGAATCGCTGCCACCCGTATGGTCGTCGCCGCGGACGCCGGGATGCTCTCGGCGTCGAACCTGACCGAGCTCGACTCGGCAGGGCTGTCGTTCATCGTCGGCTCCCGCACGGTGAAAGCGCCAGTCGATCTGGCGTCACACTTCCACTGGAACGGCGAGGTGTTCACCGACGGGCAGATCATCGACACCGTCACCCCACGCCACGCCAAATCCCAGGTCAACGACCGCCGCAAACGCGCCGAACCCGTGTGGGACCCCGACACGCAGCCGAAAGCGTGGCGGGCGGTGTGGCAGTACTCGGCGTCGCGGGCCCGCCGCGACCAGATCACCCTCAATGCCCAAGAAGCCAAAGCCCGTGCCGTGATCGCTGACAACAAGCAGGTCAAATCCACCCGCTTCGTCAAAATCGCCGGAAAAGATCGCAGTCTCGACGAGAAGGCGCTGCATCGAGCGCGGGCGCTGGTCGGATTAAAAGGCTACGTCACCAACCTGCCAGTCACGAAGATGCCAGCCGCCGAGGTGATCAGCAAATATCATGCTCTCTGGCAGGTGGAACGATCGTTCCGGATGTCGAAAACCGACCTGCGGGCGCGGCCGATGTTCCACCGCACCCGCGACGCGATCGAAGCCCACCTGACCATCGTCTTCGCAGCTCTCGCAGTCGCACGCGCCGTTCAAGAACGCACCGGCCTAGCGATCGGGAACGTCGTCAAACAACTCCGGCCACTACGGACCGCGACCATCACCATCAACGGTGTCACCGAATCATTCCCACCCGAAATCCCTACCGCACAAGCCGAAATCCTCGACCGCCTCGGACCCGAACCGGGGTACTAA